One Faecalispora anaeroviscerum genomic window carries:
- a CDS encoding helix-turn-helix domain-containing protein: MPKAMVPENIRRIIRQQGYKQSAIAERAGINEKTFSNMLNGRKIITVDDMYKILAALGVTPNELFGFDDQKTA; encoded by the coding sequence ATGCCGAAGGCTATGGTTCCTGAAAACATAAGACGCATTATTCGCCAGCAGGGGTATAAACAAAGCGCTATTGCTGAACGCGCCGGTATTAATGAAAAGACTTTCAGCAATATGTTAAACGGGCGAAAAATCATTACAGTTGATGATATGTATAAAATCCTTGCTGCTCTTGGCGTAACGCCGAATGAGTTGTTTGGATTCGACGATCAGAAAACAGCTTAG
- a CDS encoding RusA family crossover junction endodeoxyribonuclease gives MTTRIIPDFVPPVVAMPQGPQRIQFVVPGPPQGKARPRVVRAKNGASMTYTPDKTVAYEELVRLRYKAAAQGFSFSDNAQLAMQITAFYPVPKSKSKRVQAEMISGAIRPTKKPDCDNVIKIICDALNELAYKDDAQIVVTQMSKYYGEVPKTLVKIMEVHS, from the coding sequence ATGACAACTAGAATTATCCCCGACTTTGTTCCGCCGGTAGTAGCGATGCCCCAAGGGCCGCAACGCATTCAGTTTGTTGTTCCTGGCCCGCCACAGGGAAAGGCCCGACCGCGAGTGGTGCGCGCCAAGAACGGTGCGAGCATGACCTACACGCCGGATAAGACCGTGGCCTATGAGGAACTGGTGCGACTCCGCTACAAGGCTGCCGCACAGGGGTTTAGCTTTTCAGATAATGCGCAGCTGGCTATGCAAATCACAGCATTTTATCCGGTTCCCAAGAGCAAAAGCAAGAGAGTTCAGGCGGAGATGATCTCCGGAGCGATTCGCCCCACGAAAAAACCAGACTGCGATAATGTCATCAAGATTATTTGTGATGCCCTGAACGAGCTGGCTTACAAGGACGATGCTCAGATTGTTGTCACGCAAATGTCTAAGTATTACGGCGAGGTGCCGAAAACGCTTGTAAAAATTATGGAGGTGCACTCATGA
- a CDS encoding helix-turn-helix domain-containing protein produces the protein MSILSENIKRYRNQKGLTQAELGKLIEKAPSVIANWEAETNRPDVDSIAKMLEIFEIDANTFLGWNAKNSPAPAEAETGELNKQEQTLIHNYRALNDEGQEKLLDYSDDLVSSSKYTKNNQPEISQEA, from the coding sequence ATGTCGATTTTAAGCGAAAATATAAAACGATATAGAAATCAAAAAGGCTTAACACAAGCTGAACTAGGAAAACTTATTGAAAAAGCACCTAGTGTAATAGCCAACTGGGAAGCTGAGACCAATCGTCCAGACGTGGATTCAATTGCGAAAATGCTTGAAATATTTGAAATTGACGCAAACACGTTTTTAGGTTGGAATGCAAAAAATTCCCCCGCCCCGGCAGAAGCCGAAACAGGGGAATTGAATAAACAGGAACAGACCCTTATACATAATTACCGCGCTCTCAATGATGAAGGACAGGAAAAGCTACTGGATTATTCGGATGACTTGGTTTCATCCAGTAAGTACACAAAAAATAATCAGCCTGAAATTTCACAGGAAGCATAA
- a CDS encoding J domain-containing protein yields MKAKQYAPAGSYESKLEKVMSRLGIEKYNYNWDRFSCWVEFSYKGQLYRFSHSLENAKNHGQTVRYGSDVFAQVVLSLEDLARMVERGIYDLGTWVAGMKYLPPAADIPDCFRVLGYEQIPGGRDEVTRRYRSLAKSAHPDVGGSKEQFQTLTAAYDQAMELLEEDLNNDN; encoded by the coding sequence TTGAAAGCCAAGCAATACGCCCCGGCCGGAAGTTACGAGTCAAAACTCGAAAAGGTCATGTCTCGGCTGGGGATTGAAAAATATAATTACAACTGGGATCGGTTCAGCTGCTGGGTGGAATTCAGCTACAAAGGTCAGCTTTACCGCTTCTCACACAGCCTTGAAAATGCGAAGAATCACGGTCAGACAGTTCGATATGGCAGTGACGTTTTTGCACAGGTTGTGCTTTCGCTTGAGGATCTCGCTCGCATGGTTGAGCGTGGAATTTATGACCTTGGCACCTGGGTGGCTGGCATGAAGTATTTGCCGCCTGCCGCGGACATTCCGGACTGCTTCCGCGTGCTCGGTTATGAGCAGATTCCCGGCGGCCGCGATGAGGTTACTCGCCGGTACAGGAGCCTTGCCAAGTCAGCACATCCGGACGTCGGCGGCAGCAAAGAGCAGTTTCAGACACTGACGGCCGCTTATGACCAGGCTATGGAGCTTTTAGAGGAGGATTTGAACAATGACAACTAG
- a CDS encoding DUF739 family protein produces MFCDSLLRGKIAQHGTSQRKLARKMGLNEKTFSEKMHGKYDWSLTEVQQICKLLKISSAQEIKRIFFPEKRV; encoded by the coding sequence GTGTTTTGCGATAGTCTACTGCGTGGGAAAATTGCGCAGCACGGTACATCACAGCGAAAGCTCGCACGGAAAATGGGTCTCAATGAAAAAACCTTTTCAGAGAAGATGCATGGGAAATACGATTGGTCGCTTACAGAAGTGCAGCAGATTTGTAAATTACTTAAGATCAGTTCCGCCCAGGAGATAAAGCGTATCTTTTTCCCAGAGAAAAGAGTTTGA
- a CDS encoding AbrB/MazE/SpoVT family DNA-binding domain-containing protein — translation MKSTGMVRKIDQLGRFTIPREILRALEISFRDPVEIFVDGNKIILQKYQPDTYTVDELQEALVLVCNETGKNPLDYLQKVKGESL, via the coding sequence ATGAAATCAACAGGAATGGTACGCAAAATCGACCAGCTCGGACGATTTACCATCCCACGGGAAATCTTGCGAGCACTGGAAATCTCATTTAGGGACCCGGTAGAAATCTTTGTGGATGGCAACAAGATTATTTTGCAAAAGTATCAGCCGGATACCTACACCGTGGACGAGCTGCAGGAAGCCCTGGTCTTGGTTTGCAACGAGACCGGAAAAAATCCGTTAGATTATCTTCAAAAAGTGAAAGGAGAATCATTATGA
- a CDS encoding terminase small subunit, whose translation MTEKQKRFCEEYLIDLNASQAAIRAGYSARSAHSIATENMQKPAVRARIDEALATRSKRTGVNADRVVRELARVAFVNPTDVIDMESATLKDDATEDDTAAVASVKVKTIPTADGQGMEREIKMADKLKALELLGKHLGMFTDKVEHSGAIDTGSAALTSILQQLQAGGDPDREEVAPPGESG comes from the coding sequence ATGACCGAAAAGCAGAAGCGCTTTTGCGAGGAATATCTCATTGACCTTAACGCTTCTCAGGCTGCTATACGCGCAGGCTACAGCGCAAGGAGCGCGCATTCCATTGCGACGGAGAACATGCAGAAACCTGCCGTTCGCGCGCGTATAGATGAAGCTCTGGCCACACGTTCAAAGCGTACAGGCGTAAATGCTGATCGTGTGGTTCGCGAGCTGGCCCGCGTTGCCTTTGTCAATCCCACCGATGTGATTGATATGGAAAGCGCCACACTGAAAGATGACGCCACCGAAGACGACACGGCAGCGGTTGCTTCTGTCAAGGTTAAAACGATTCCCACAGCAGACGGGCAGGGCATGGAACGTGAAATTAAGATGGCTGACAAACTGAAAGCACTCGAACTCCTGGGCAAACACCTTGGCATGTTTACGGATAAGGTGGAGCACTCCGGCGCGATCGATACCGGCAGCGCCGCTCTAACCTCTATTTTGCAACAGCTGCAGGCCGGTGGAGATCCCGATCGAGAGGAAGTGGCCCCGCCCGGTGAGTCCGGATGA
- a CDS encoding GcrA family cell cycle regulator produces the protein MKWSEEKVSQLKELAFAGVPNPQIAKQLGVGVSDIYAKRSQLGITREKVQAVKDAAAPPEPEAISSKEIDEDRAAHNREADEKRNLLQLLEPVIRKADPSVRSVVLINQGRLVQIDYANEFRRYVDIQGDSLLAIIYDVARVAMK, from the coding sequence ATGAAATGGTCCGAAGAAAAGGTCAGTCAGCTGAAGGAGCTGGCGTTTGCCGGCGTACCTAACCCCCAGATCGCGAAGCAGCTTGGCGTTGGTGTATCTGATATTTACGCGAAGCGTAGCCAGCTCGGAATCACCAGGGAGAAAGTCCAGGCGGTGAAAGATGCGGCGGCACCGCCGGAACCGGAAGCAATCTCATCAAAAGAGATCGACGAAGATCGCGCAGCCCATAATCGTGAGGCGGACGAAAAACGGAACCTGCTTCAACTACTGGAACCCGTCATTCGCAAGGCAGATCCTTCTGTGAGATCGGTGGTTTTGATAAACCAGGGCCGGCTGGTACAGATCGATTATGCCAACGAGTTCCGCCGGTATGTAGACATCCAAGGAGACAGCCTGCTGGCCATTATTTACGATGTGGCACGTGTGGCCATGAAGTGA
- a CDS encoding GGDEF domain-containing protein: protein MLEIENPQQLMQFLQQFEKMYNLVRIVDPLKKRVVSISGRTVEIIEDSICYDFWIKNSHCANCVSMRAINENDTFVKIEYNKNKIFMVMATPIVLKGHPYVVELLKDISETGIVPDLKGKSIQEIDRIIENLNQAVITDELTQVYNRRFINEKLPIDLYSVVMNDSVLSAILIDIDDFKQINDTYGHTMGDLVLQKASKILKDNIHRKGDWVARYGGDEFLVVLPEADSDNAKSIAERIRQQIEQEVFELRGCTISLTISCGVFSTCSKDGFSAVDFFDRLDQKLYQAKGNGKNSIAV from the coding sequence ATGTTGGAAATAGAGAATCCCCAGCAGTTGATGCAATTTCTTCAGCAATTTGAAAAGATGTATAATCTGGTTCGTATTGTAGATCCTTTGAAAAAACGGGTTGTTTCCATCTCCGGCCGCACCGTAGAAATAATCGAGGACTCGATCTGCTACGATTTCTGGATAAAAAACAGCCACTGCGCCAACTGCGTTTCGATGCGTGCCATCAACGAAAACGATACCTTTGTGAAAATCGAATACAATAAGAATAAAATTTTCATGGTGATGGCCACCCCGATTGTACTGAAAGGCCACCCTTATGTTGTGGAGCTGCTCAAGGATATTTCTGAAACCGGGATTGTGCCGGATCTGAAGGGAAAAAGCATCCAAGAAATTGATCGAATTATTGAGAACCTGAATCAGGCTGTCATTACCGATGAACTCACCCAGGTTTATAACCGGCGCTTTATCAATGAAAAGCTGCCAATAGACTTATATTCTGTCGTTATGAACGACAGCGTTCTTTCTGCTATTTTGATCGATATTGACGATTTTAAACAGATTAATGACACCTATGGCCACACCATGGGAGACCTGGTGCTGCAAAAAGCCTCTAAAATACTGAAGGATAACATCCACCGCAAGGGCGACTGGGTTGCACGGTATGGCGGCGATGAATTTTTGGTTGTACTGCCGGAAGCAGACTCTGACAACGCCAAAAGCATTGCGGAACGGATTCGGCAGCAGATCGAGCAGGAGGTATTTGAGCTGCGCGGCTGCACTATTTCTCTGACGATCAGCTGCGGCGTATTCAGCACCTGCTCCAAGGATGGATTTTCCGCCGTTGACTTTTTCGATCGCCTGGATCAAAAGCTGTACCAGGCCAAAGGCAACGGCAAAAACTCGATCGCGGTATGA
- a CDS encoding MBL fold metallo-hydrolase, with translation MIDVKCLASGSSGNAYAIDDGESVLLLEAGIPAKKILSGFLPLLPRVAGCLITHEHQDHCKGAAELASRGIDLYATAGTFAGIQGIDRPYRKHVVRAGEQFRLGSWTVLPFETKHDAAEPCGYLVLSRITREKLLFATDTYYIPNTFYGLNIVMVECNYSLPLLNESIAAGRIPESMKPRLLRSHFGLENVKDFIKANDMSTVRHIYLLHLSGNNSDANLFKREIQRVAGKPVTVF, from the coding sequence ATGATAGACGTTAAATGCCTTGCTTCCGGGAGCTCCGGGAACGCTTATGCCATTGATGATGGCGAGAGTGTCCTGCTTCTGGAGGCGGGCATTCCCGCCAAAAAGATTCTTTCCGGATTTCTCCCACTGCTGCCGCGCGTGGCTGGCTGCCTAATTACCCATGAGCATCAGGATCACTGCAAGGGTGCCGCGGAGCTGGCCTCCCGCGGGATTGATCTTTACGCGACTGCCGGCACGTTTGCCGGGATCCAAGGTATAGACCGGCCATACCGCAAGCACGTAGTGCGCGCCGGCGAGCAGTTTCGGCTTGGCAGCTGGACGGTGCTTCCATTTGAAACAAAGCATGACGCGGCGGAGCCCTGCGGGTATCTGGTCCTTTCCCGCATCACGAGGGAGAAGCTGCTCTTCGCCACGGATACCTATTACATCCCGAATACGTTTTATGGCCTGAATATCGTCATGGTGGAATGCAATTACAGCTTGCCGCTACTGAATGAAAGCATCGCGGCCGGTCGGATCCCGGAGAGCATGAAGCCCCGGCTGCTCCGCTCGCATTTCGGGCTGGAGAACGTCAAAGATTTCATAAAGGCCAACGACATGAGCACGGTGCGGCATATTTATCTGCTGCACCTTTCAGGGAACAACAGCGACGCAAATTTATTCAAGCGCGAGATCCAGCGCGTGGCCGGTAAGCCGGTAACAGTATTCTAA
- a CDS encoding aminoacetone oxidase family FAD-binding enzyme, protein MDITAKYEVAVVGGGAAGLMAAGEAAKLLGKGRVALLEAAPRVGKKLLATGNGRCNITNLSAAWPVYHGDAPLAQKVFESVSPAEVLRQFESMGLYCREEEQGRVYPQNGQASSVLDALRLFFQKQGGAELCGTAVVQVKKQKDGYLLGLADGSTLWAHRLILAQGGKASPQISSDQGVSLAHQLGHSQTTLLPALVQVTVPQAMVRALKGVRCAGAVRFLADGHAVKEEEGEIQFTERGLSGVCVFQLSRLAAEYSAGKTVQGTPCKNAQIAVDLLPALSFQEVCDLLHRLSSIYPQLEARELLFGVLPKRVGQQVMMSALSERSGEPVGSLGGPWVKTVAGVLKGWAFPVTGTLPWQHAQVTAGGVPLTELFLPSMESRISSGVYLAGEQLNVDGDCGGFNLHWAWISGMMAARSAAMAAKEKTDD, encoded by the coding sequence ATGGACATTACAGCAAAATACGAGGTCGCTGTTGTCGGCGGCGGCGCGGCAGGATTGATGGCTGCCGGTGAGGCGGCAAAGCTGCTTGGCAAAGGGAGGGTGGCCTTGCTGGAGGCAGCTCCGCGTGTGGGGAAAAAACTGCTCGCCACCGGGAACGGCAGGTGTAACATCACCAATCTGTCCGCGGCTTGGCCGGTGTATCACGGTGATGCGCCGCTGGCCCAAAAGGTATTTGAATCCGTTTCTCCGGCAGAGGTACTCAGGCAATTTGAATCGATGGGTCTTTATTGCCGTGAAGAGGAACAGGGGCGGGTGTACCCGCAAAACGGGCAGGCCTCCTCTGTGCTGGACGCGCTGCGCCTGTTTTTTCAAAAGCAGGGTGGGGCAGAGCTTTGCGGCACCGCAGTGGTTCAGGTGAAAAAACAAAAAGATGGATACCTGCTGGGCCTGGCCGATGGTAGTACGCTCTGGGCACATCGGCTGATTCTGGCGCAGGGCGGCAAGGCCTCTCCGCAGATCAGTTCAGATCAGGGAGTTTCATTGGCACACCAGCTCGGCCATAGCCAGACTACGCTGCTCCCTGCATTGGTACAGGTAACGGTGCCGCAGGCGATGGTTCGGGCGCTCAAGGGCGTGCGCTGTGCGGGTGCCGTTCGTTTTTTGGCGGACGGACACGCCGTGAAGGAAGAAGAGGGCGAAATCCAGTTTACGGAGCGAGGCCTGTCGGGTGTGTGCGTGTTTCAGTTGTCACGGCTGGCGGCGGAATATTCCGCCGGTAAAACCGTTCAGGGAACGCCCTGTAAAAACGCGCAGATCGCGGTGGATCTTCTGCCTGCTTTGTCTTTTCAGGAGGTTTGCGATCTGCTGCACCGTCTTTCGTCGATTTATCCGCAGCTTGAGGCAAGGGAACTGCTGTTTGGCGTGCTGCCCAAACGGGTGGGACAGCAGGTGATGATGTCTGCTCTTTCGGAGCGATCCGGTGAGCCGGTGGGCAGTCTTGGAGGCCCATGGGTGAAAACAGTGGCCGGTGTGCTCAAGGGCTGGGCTTTTCCGGTGACAGGTACGCTGCCTTGGCAGCACGCACAGGTAACGGCGGGAGGCGTACCGCTCACGGAGCTTTTTCTGCCGTCTATGGAGTCTCGGATCAGCTCCGGCGTTTATCTGGCCGGGGAGCAGTTGAATGTGGATGGAGACTGCGGCGGCTTTAATTTGCATTGGGCATGGATCAGCGGTATGATGGCCGCAAGAAGCGCCGCTATGGCGGCAAAGGAGAAAACAGATGATTAA
- a CDS encoding DnaD domain protein: MAWIELHQSLPTNKKTLRLRKLLKIKTPQAVGHLCMLWLWALDNAPDGDISEFDSDEIAEIAAYPGDPEKFIDTLKSAGFVDENGHIHDWDSYAGKLIEQREVRKEQARVRQQNRRKKLSEQQPPCHAPVTPSNEDVTRDNGVSHAPTVPNPTQPYPTVPNHPNPPTPFPAAEDVQSSDALRGVLMSFENNIHPPKAAEAEILRELCETYPEQTVLAAIAEAKGKGRSANYIRSILEGWKRDGVKISSGQKETRSPTYDLEEYEKLSGEMRDSP, encoded by the coding sequence TTGGCATGGATAGAACTTCATCAAAGTTTGCCAACAAATAAAAAAACTTTAAGATTGCGAAAACTTTTAAAAATAAAAACTCCGCAGGCAGTCGGCCATTTGTGCATGCTTTGGTTGTGGGCTTTAGATAATGCTCCAGATGGTGATATTTCCGAATTCGATTCAGATGAAATTGCTGAAATAGCCGCCTATCCCGGCGATCCTGAAAAATTTATCGACACTTTAAAAAGTGCCGGATTTGTTGATGAAAATGGGCATATACACGACTGGGATAGCTATGCTGGTAAGCTTATTGAGCAGCGCGAAGTAAGGAAAGAACAGGCTCGCGTAAGGCAACAGAACCGGCGAAAAAAGCTATCTGAACAGCAGCCTCCGTGTCACGCACCTGTCACGCCAAGTAACGAAGATGTCACGCGTGACAACGGCGTGAGTCACGCACCTACCGTACCTAACCCAACCCAACCGTACCCAACCGTACCCAACCATCCTAATCCCCCTACCCCTTTTCCTGCCGCAGAAGATGTGCAATCGTCGGATGCGTTGCGTGGCGTTTTGATGAGTTTTGAAAATAATATCCATCCCCCGAAAGCAGCAGAAGCCGAAATCTTGCGGGAACTGTGTGAAACATATCCGGAACAGACCGTTCTGGCAGCTATCGCGGAGGCCAAGGGAAAGGGCCGCAGCGCGAATTACATCAGGAGCATTCTGGAAGGGTGGAAGCGTGACGGTGTGAAAATCTCCTCAGGCCAGAAAGAGACACGTTCGCCTACCTACGACCTGGAGGAGTACGAAAAATTGTCCGGAGAAATGAGGGATTCGCCTTGA
- a CDS encoding NAD(P)/FAD-dependent oxidoreductase yields MIKISEIALPLSAGYGELLRQAAARLSLPEQQIRSLTILKKSVDARKKQDIHFQVTVGVTLESGEETVLEQCGGAKISRFQPYCYDLPPCRTLGKRPVVVGFGPAGMFAALILAQAGQCPVVIERGADADRRTQQVDAFWKGGDLNPESNVQFGEGGAGTFSDGKLNTGTKDGRAGKVFEELVKAGAPEEILYEAKPHIGTDLLPEIVKNIRGQILEMGGEVRFETKLIEILSEQGKVTGVTVEHDGERQRLDTHHVILAIGHSARDTFESLLEQGVAMEQKFFSIGARIEHPQAAINRAQYGAFAEHPALGAADYKLAAHLENGRGVYTFCMCPGGRVVAAASEPGRLVTNGMSRYARDEKNANSALLVGISSADFESTHPLAGMWFQRKWEEAAFRLGGGDYHAPAQRLGDFLKGKASDSFGTASSYQPGVVPADLSGCLPPYAVESMRQGILLMDRRLRGFAHPDAVLTGVETRSSSPVRLTRGADGQSVTIGGLYPCGEGAGYAGGIVSAAVDGIRGAEAVLTSAEEA; encoded by the coding sequence ATGATTAAGATTTCAGAAATTGCCCTGCCTCTTTCCGCAGGGTATGGGGAACTCCTGCGGCAGGCAGCGGCTCGGCTTTCGTTGCCGGAACAGCAGATTCGTTCCCTGACTATTTTGAAAAAATCGGTGGATGCCCGCAAAAAGCAGGACATTCACTTTCAGGTTACCGTTGGTGTAACGCTTGAAAGTGGGGAAGAGACTGTTCTGGAACAGTGCGGTGGCGCGAAAATTTCCCGTTTTCAACCGTACTGCTATGATCTGCCGCCCTGCCGAACACTGGGGAAGCGGCCGGTTGTAGTGGGGTTTGGCCCTGCGGGGATGTTCGCCGCGCTGATTTTGGCGCAGGCGGGGCAGTGCCCTGTTGTCATCGAGCGCGGAGCGGATGCCGACCGGCGCACACAGCAGGTGGATGCCTTTTGGAAGGGAGGCGACTTGAATCCCGAATCCAACGTGCAGTTTGGTGAAGGCGGCGCCGGAACCTTTTCGGACGGAAAGCTGAACACCGGCACAAAAGATGGGCGTGCAGGCAAGGTGTTCGAAGAACTGGTAAAGGCCGGTGCACCGGAAGAAATTTTGTATGAGGCTAAGCCGCACATCGGCACGGATTTGCTGCCGGAAATCGTGAAGAATATCCGCGGACAGATTCTGGAAATGGGTGGGGAAGTCCGCTTTGAAACAAAGCTAATCGAAATCCTGTCGGAGCAGGGCAAGGTGACGGGTGTTACCGTAGAGCACGACGGGGAGCGCCAGCGGCTGGACACACACCATGTGATTCTGGCAATTGGTCACAGCGCGCGCGATACCTTTGAAAGCCTTCTGGAGCAGGGCGTGGCGATGGAGCAGAAGTTCTTTTCCATCGGCGCCCGCATTGAGCATCCGCAGGCGGCAATCAACCGTGCGCAGTACGGCGCGTTCGCGGAGCATCCCGCACTGGGAGCGGCGGATTACAAGCTCGCAGCGCATCTGGAAAACGGCAGGGGAGTGTATACCTTCTGCATGTGCCCCGGTGGACGGGTTGTCGCCGCCGCCTCGGAGCCGGGACGGTTGGTGACGAACGGAATGAGCCGCTATGCGCGCGACGAAAAGAATGCAAACTCCGCTCTGTTGGTTGGCATATCTTCTGCAGATTTTGAAAGCACACATCCGCTTGCTGGCATGTGGTTCCAGAGAAAGTGGGAAGAAGCGGCATTTCGTCTGGGCGGCGGTGATTACCACGCCCCGGCCCAACGTCTGGGTGACTTTCTGAAAGGAAAGGCATCGGATTCGTTCGGTACGGCCTCCAGTTACCAGCCTGGTGTGGTACCGGCGGATTTATCGGGCTGCCTGCCGCCCTATGCGGTGGAATCGATGCGGCAGGGGATTCTGCTGATGGACCGCAGGCTGCGCGGCTTTGCCCACCCGGACGCGGTTTTGACGGGCGTGGAAACCCGCAGCTCATCTCCAGTGCGGCTGACGCGCGGAGCCGACGGCCAGTCGGTCACGATCGGCGGGCTGTACCCTTGCGGGGAAGGCGCCGGCTATGCAGGCGGGATCGTCTCCGCGGCGGTGGACGGAATCCGTGGCGCGGAAGCGGTGCTGACCTCGGCCGAAGAAGCATAA
- a CDS encoding tyrosine-type recombinase/integrase gives MATIEKRGKSYRITASCGYTVRGEQERQRMTWTPEPGMTERQIEKELNRQAVLFEEECKRGLVLQHGIKFEAFLKQYFDDYAAQNLRIRTITEYRRMALRAKQQFGHLQIDKITPTQIQKFIRALLNGDAKNKAVTPKTAKNYLSFLSSVFSFAIQMRIMRDNPCRAIKIKLGEKPEADCYTLEEAQHFLDLMLKEPLSFQAFFVLAIYGGFRRGELCGLEWKDIDFDTGVVSIRRTSQYTKEKGTFTDTTKTKKSQRSLKMPSEVIMILRWYRAEQTEERLLLGDKWVDHDRLFITWNGEPISPNVPYKWLLHFCERTGIRKAKRLLHSLRHLNASLLITSGVDVKTVSSALGHSQVSTTTNIYAHTFQKVQAEASEAIAAALPLKSHA, from the coding sequence ATGGCAACCATCGAAAAACGCGGGAAAAGCTATCGAATTACAGCTTCCTGCGGCTACACTGTAAGAGGAGAACAGGAACGCCAGCGCATGACCTGGACCCCAGAACCCGGCATGACCGAACGGCAGATTGAAAAAGAATTGAACCGGCAGGCCGTACTGTTTGAGGAGGAATGTAAACGGGGACTTGTGCTGCAGCACGGAATAAAGTTTGAAGCCTTTTTAAAACAATACTTCGACGATTATGCCGCGCAGAACCTGCGAATACGGACGATCACTGAATACCGTCGCATGGCATTAAGAGCCAAACAACAATTTGGGCATCTGCAGATAGATAAAATTACTCCTACGCAGATCCAGAAATTTATTAGGGCGCTCTTAAATGGCGATGCCAAAAACAAGGCTGTGACCCCAAAGACAGCAAAAAACTACTTATCGTTTCTGTCATCTGTGTTTTCTTTTGCAATACAGATGCGCATCATGAGGGACAACCCTTGCCGCGCGATAAAAATCAAGCTGGGCGAAAAACCAGAAGCCGACTGCTACACATTGGAAGAAGCTCAGCATTTCCTTGATCTGATGCTTAAAGAGCCTCTTTCGTTCCAGGCATTCTTTGTTTTAGCGATCTATGGGGGCTTCCGTCGGGGTGAATTGTGTGGATTGGAGTGGAAAGACATAGACTTTGATACCGGTGTTGTCAGTATTCGCAGAACCTCACAATACACTAAAGAAAAAGGAACTTTTACCGACACTACAAAAACCAAGAAGTCACAACGCAGCTTGAAAATGCCGTCCGAAGTCATAATGATACTAAGATGGTATCGCGCAGAGCAAACCGAAGAGCGGCTATTGCTGGGTGATAAATGGGTTGATCATGACCGATTATTTATTACTTGGAATGGTGAACCCATAAGCCCAAACGTCCCTTATAAATGGCTACTGCATTTTTGCGAGCGAACAGGGATTCGCAAGGCCAAACGGTTACTGCATAGTCTCCGCCACCTGAATGCTTCCCTGTTGATTACCAGCGGAGTAGACGTGAAAACCGTTTCTTCTGCTTTAGGTCATTCGCAGGTATCCACAACAACAAACATTTACGCCCACACTTTTCAAAAGGTTCAAGCTGAAGCATCTGAGGCTATCGCCGCTGCCTTGCCCCTGAAATCGCATGCGTAA
- a CDS encoding Lar family restriction alleviation protein, producing the protein MDKLKPCPFCGGYPTLIHFALTEAIVCKCGANLSKEKPYQEGEYAAHEPTYAVAAQAWNRRVVPENEPLTLHFGNGKVGVSTCRPEDSDTWNELLLWNPKMQQAIGNSIPIKDGTTTDDVEVFARLFFSNAESAQVVVDALNRIIDSCGGNKPLTLEQLRQMDGEPVYKKQLEPDPYGEAIDCWAIVGEVGVNCKGQELICFDNLDFYELMSNYGKTWLAYARKPEQEEQK; encoded by the coding sequence ATGGACAAATTGAAACCGTGCCCGTTTTGCGGTGGATATCCAACATTAATACATTTTGCATTAACAGAGGCAATTGTTTGCAAGTGTGGCGCTAATTTATCTAAGGAAAAGCCGTATCAAGAAGGGGAATATGCGGCACACGAGCCGACTTATGCAGTTGCCGCCCAAGCATGGAACCGCCGCGTCGTCCCGGAAAACGAGCCGCTGACACTGCATTTCGGCAACGGAAAAGTTGGAGTAAGCACCTGCCGCCCGGAAGATTCTGATACATGGAATGAATTACTGCTTTGGAATCCCAAAATGCAACAGGCCATAGGCAACTCAATCCCAATTAAAGACGGTACTACCACTGACGATGTAGAAGTTTTCGCAAGATTATTTTTTAGTAATGCCGAAAGTGCACAGGTTGTTGTAGACGCCCTGAATCGCATTATTGATTCCTGCGGTGGAAACAAGCCGCTGACGCTGGAGCAGCTTCGGCAGATGGACGGTGAGCCGGTGTACAAAAAGCAGCTTGAGCCTGACCCTTACGGCGAAGCAATTGATTGCTGGGCTATTGTCGGCGAAGTGGGCGTAAACTGCAAAGGGCAAGAACTTATTTGTTTTGATAATCTTGATTTTTACGAACTGATGAGCAATTACGGCAAAACATGGCTTGCCTACGCCCGCAAGCCGGAACAGGAGGAGCAGAAATGA